A single genomic interval of Spirosoma taeanense harbors:
- a CDS encoding SusD/RagB family nutrient-binding outer membrane lipoprotein: MKRSYRTICAGLIGLALFSCESLVSDMNQDPNNPTDASAEYLFSGTQIAHIAAQEGMASRLTIVWTGYGYGSFQQFGTWGQYQITAANFDDDWNLFYTGVNKNAIRTIDKATQLGNRVMAGITKIIQAQSIGTATELWGDVPFTETGNTTDYPYPRFETQAELIPKLIAQLNDGLADLESGIGTVGTKDIFFGGDLNKWKQVANTLKARLYVDLKQYDNAYAAATAGVSTYANSMYAPHGTTASANENANYSFLTNIRAGSITGEGTYNVGLLNPARAATYRGNAKTNETARFKFYYLENGVNAPGVIEPNTLTTNTNRGFFARDASFPLVTYQENILTLAEMALRSGKGFSTALTHLNAYRSFLNGGGYLHPTYRVAGTYRYEPYVAEDFAAGGIENKDGIAPDSALLREILEERYVTFYGQHLGWNDERRTRSEAVGIKLKPNNGSQLPWRFIYSQNELNSNANSPRSAPSLFDPIAIYK, from the coding sequence ATGAAACGTTCATATAGAACCATTTGTGCCGGACTGATCGGGTTGGCTTTGTTCTCGTGCGAGTCGCTGGTATCTGACATGAACCAGGATCCGAACAATCCGACGGATGCTTCGGCTGAATACCTTTTTTCGGGCACGCAGATTGCGCACATTGCCGCTCAGGAAGGCATGGCCAGCCGACTCACGATTGTCTGGACGGGTTATGGCTATGGCAGCTTCCAGCAGTTTGGCACCTGGGGGCAGTACCAGATTACGGCCGCCAATTTTGACGACGACTGGAACCTCTTTTATACCGGCGTCAATAAAAATGCCATACGAACAATCGACAAAGCAACGCAACTGGGTAACCGCGTAATGGCGGGTATCACCAAAATTATTCAGGCTCAGAGCATTGGCACGGCCACGGAGCTTTGGGGCGACGTACCGTTTACGGAAACCGGCAACACCACCGACTACCCATACCCACGCTTCGAAACGCAGGCTGAACTGATTCCGAAGCTGATTGCCCAACTGAACGATGGTCTTGCCGACCTGGAGTCTGGCATCGGAACGGTGGGGACGAAGGATATCTTCTTTGGGGGCGACCTCAACAAATGGAAGCAGGTTGCCAATACGCTCAAGGCCCGGCTGTACGTGGATTTAAAACAGTATGACAATGCCTACGCAGCAGCTACGGCGGGCGTCAGCACGTATGCCAACTCCATGTATGCACCGCACGGTACTACGGCCAGCGCTAATGAAAACGCGAATTATAGTTTCCTGACCAATATTCGGGCGGGGAGTATTACCGGCGAGGGAACCTATAACGTTGGATTGCTTAATCCGGCCAGAGCGGCTACCTACCGGGGAAACGCAAAGACGAACGAAACGGCGCGGTTCAAATTCTACTACCTCGAAAATGGAGTAAACGCACCGGGGGTGATCGAACCCAATACGTTAACGACCAATACCAACCGGGGCTTTTTTGCCCGTGATGCCAGCTTTCCGCTCGTAACCTATCAGGAAAACATTCTGACGCTGGCCGAAATGGCGCTGCGGTCGGGTAAAGGCTTCAGTACGGCACTAACGCACCTGAACGCCTACCGTAGTTTCCTGAACGGGGGTGGGTATCTGCATCCAACTTATAGAGTGGCCGGAACGTATAGATACGAGCCTTACGTAGCCGAAGACTTTGCCGCGGGTGGTATTGAAAATAAAGACGGCATCGCGCCCGATAGTGCCCTGCTGCGGGAGATTCTGGAGGAGCGTTACGTGACTTTTTACGGTCAGCATCTTGGCTGGAACGACGAGCGTCGGACCCGCAGCGAAGCCGTCGGGATAAAACTTAAACCAAATAACGGCAGTCAGTTGCCCTGGCGATTTATCTATTCCCAGAATGAGTTAAACTCGAACGCAAACAGTCCCCGCTCCGCACCGAGTCTGTTCGATCCAATCGCCATCTACAAGTAA
- a CDS encoding SusC/RagA family TonB-linked outer membrane protein, protein MRLMLQKRIRVLVYPMIAGLTVTTADAQSRQLSMRGDRGLITKNEQRNTSFSPPYRNGSPMPSRVQAAITVKGKVTAQEDRMALPGVNITVKGTTVGTTTDADGNYTLNVPSQQSTLVFSFLGYISQEILVGSQTSINVVMATDSKVLNEVVVTALGFKEEKDRLGSTLSSIKPEDIKRSGETGVINGLAGKAAGVLISRSTGDPGAGSYIQIRGQNTITGSNQPLIIIDGVPMSNSTTGDSRGGVAQQSRLNDINPEDIASMQILKGASAAGLWGSRAANGVIVITTKRGANDNKLNVNFSSTVSFDKVNVIHPLQEAYGQGSGGVYNPTTQYSWGDKIANRTGGEDVVNMNGARFESYQGKTFYPIITKNSKETYNEARRDAVFRTGTYFDNNVSLSGGNDKGNFYLSLGNLNQKGIFAGQSDYKRNSVRFNSTRQFNEIVRASANANYIQTTSNRIQKGDNTSGLYIGMLRSSPDFDSRYWKGSYYASPTAAAIRNRQRSYRNYLGASANPSYNDPLWTINELTNLSEVSRLIMNSELVVTPKDWFSITARGGLDTYSDRRVTNNPVSSVVNSGAGQYEQQIISESELNLDVIGRASKDIGENVTSTLIVGFNINDRKYNSLGGLMNNFILEEAPPNFANSTAANNYPYNSESHRRTARLYSTLNLGFFNQLYVNGSIAAESGSTFGSASKSTFYYPSTDVAWQFSQLAPFQGSPLSFGKLRASYGIVGIQPEPYRNTTPYVTASFGSWATNLTGSGYGGAYVESATQGDPNLLPERKTEWEVGTDLRFFKNKLSLGFTYYQNHIRDLLLQVSAAGSTGFSQKYTNAGSMENKGLELDLNLNVLQKDEFRWNVFANWSRNRNRVTSLGGTEIITFTGGALSTVAHVGDALSSFYGGVYQRNENGTLNLTPTGFPKLGTTLGIIGDPNPDWRGGFGTNFAYKKLSLNVLFETFQGGDFYEGTRAVLVNFGTYADVGKEVTLPVDMYNYAGTLFKAGTTLRGNIADYGGGPVLLDQSFYTSIGGHSGQLTEQFVRDGSWTRIREITLGYQLSSPGFRKKTKLESVNFAVTARNPVLWTKIVGIDPETNVSGVGNARGVDYFNNPSTKSLVLSLRINY, encoded by the coding sequence ATGAGATTAATGTTACAGAAGCGAATACGGGTCCTGGTTTATCCGATGATCGCCGGGTTGACGGTCACGACAGCGGATGCCCAGAGCCGCCAGCTGTCAATGCGTGGCGACCGGGGCCTGATCACTAAAAACGAGCAACGTAACACTTCCTTTTCACCGCCGTATCGGAACGGATCACCCATGCCGTCTCGTGTACAGGCTGCTATCACCGTTAAAGGGAAAGTAACCGCTCAGGAGGACCGCATGGCTTTACCAGGGGTTAATATTACCGTTAAGGGCACGACGGTAGGAACCACTACGGACGCCGATGGGAATTACACCCTTAACGTCCCCTCGCAGCAAAGTACCCTGGTCTTTTCGTTTCTGGGCTATATCTCGCAGGAAATTCTGGTAGGCAGCCAGACGAGCATTAATGTGGTCATGGCAACTGATTCCAAAGTACTCAACGAGGTGGTTGTCACGGCTCTGGGCTTTAAGGAAGAAAAAGACCGGCTGGGGTCTACGTTGTCTTCAATTAAACCCGAGGATATCAAGCGCTCCGGTGAGACCGGCGTAATCAACGGACTGGCGGGTAAAGCGGCCGGCGTTCTTATTTCGCGTTCCACGGGTGATCCGGGCGCAGGATCTTACATTCAGATTCGGGGTCAGAATACGATTACTGGCTCCAACCAGCCTTTAATTATCATTGATGGCGTTCCTATGAGCAACAGCACCACCGGCGATTCGCGCGGAGGGGTTGCGCAGCAGTCACGTCTGAACGACATCAATCCGGAAGACATTGCTTCCATGCAGATATTGAAAGGAGCCTCAGCGGCCGGTCTGTGGGGATCACGGGCGGCCAATGGCGTTATTGTGATCACTACAAAACGGGGCGCTAATGACAACAAGTTGAATGTCAACTTCAGCTCTACGGTTTCCTTCGATAAAGTAAATGTTATTCATCCCCTGCAGGAAGCTTACGGTCAGGGATCGGGCGGGGTCTATAATCCCACAACTCAGTATTCGTGGGGCGATAAAATTGCCAACCGGACCGGCGGAGAGGATGTCGTTAACATGAATGGCGCCCGCTTTGAGTCCTACCAGGGGAAAACGTTTTATCCGATCATCACCAAGAACTCCAAAGAAACGTATAATGAGGCCCGTCGGGATGCGGTTTTCCGGACAGGAACCTATTTCGACAACAACGTGAGTCTGAGCGGTGGTAATGATAAGGGTAATTTTTACCTGAGCCTGGGCAACCTGAATCAGAAAGGAATCTTTGCGGGGCAAAGCGATTATAAGCGTAATTCGGTCCGGTTCAACTCGACCCGTCAGTTCAACGAGATTGTCCGGGCTTCAGCCAATGCCAACTACATCCAGACAACCTCCAATCGAATCCAGAAAGGTGACAACACCAGCGGTTTGTACATTGGTATGCTGCGGTCATCGCCTGATTTCGACAGCCGGTACTGGAAAGGAAGCTATTATGCATCGCCCACTGCGGCTGCGATCCGGAACCGGCAGCGGTCGTACCGGAACTACCTGGGCGCATCGGCTAACCCGAGCTATAACGATCCCCTCTGGACGATCAATGAACTGACGAATCTTTCGGAAGTGAGCCGCCTGATCATGAATTCCGAGCTGGTCGTTACGCCAAAAGACTGGTTCAGCATTACGGCCCGGGGCGGACTTGATACGTACAGCGACCGCCGGGTCACCAACAACCCCGTCTCATCAGTTGTTAACTCAGGTGCCGGTCAGTATGAGCAGCAGATCATTTCAGAAAGTGAACTGAATCTGGACGTGATCGGTCGGGCCAGCAAAGACATTGGCGAGAATGTAACGAGTACCCTGATCGTGGGTTTCAACATCAATGACCGGAAGTATAACAGCCTGGGCGGATTGATGAATAACTTTATTCTGGAAGAAGCTCCGCCCAACTTTGCCAATTCGACAGCGGCCAACAACTATCCCTATAATTCAGAGTCGCATCGCCGGACGGCCCGGTTGTATTCTACGCTCAACCTAGGCTTCTTCAACCAGTTATACGTAAACGGCTCCATCGCTGCCGAATCCGGTTCGACGTTTGGCAGCGCTTCCAAATCAACATTTTATTATCCGTCGACGGATGTCGCCTGGCAGTTCAGCCAACTGGCGCCTTTCCAGGGCAGTCCCCTGTCGTTCGGTAAGCTGCGGGCCTCTTACGGGATCGTGGGTATCCAGCCCGAGCCCTATCGGAATACCACGCCCTACGTGACGGCTTCGTTCGGAAGCTGGGCCACTAATCTGACCGGATCGGGCTACGGTGGCGCTTACGTAGAAAGCGCTACGCAGGGCGACCCCAACCTGCTACCCGAACGCAAAACCGAATGGGAGGTGGGTACTGATTTGCGGTTTTTCAAAAACAAGCTATCCCTCGGCTTTACGTATTACCAGAATCACATCCGTGACCTGCTGCTTCAGGTGTCGGCTGCGGGTTCCACCGGATTCAGTCAGAAGTATACCAACGCCGGTAGCATGGAGAACAAAGGTCTGGAACTGGACCTCAACCTGAACGTTCTTCAGAAAGATGAGTTCCGGTGGAATGTTTTTGCGAACTGGAGCCGGAACCGGAACCGGGTAACCAGCCTGGGCGGTACAGAAATCATCACCTTCACGGGAGGAGCCTTAAGCACGGTTGCCCACGTGGGCGATGCGCTTTCGTCCTTCTACGGTGGCGTCTACCAGCGGAATGAGAACGGTACACTGAATCTGACGCCTACGGGCTTCCCCAAGCTCGGCACGACGCTGGGTATCATTGGCGACCCCAACCCCGACTGGCGGGGCGGCTTCGGCACGAACTTCGCCTATAAGAAACTGTCGCTGAACGTTCTGTTTGAGACCTTCCAGGGGGGCGACTTCTATGAGGGCACGCGGGCCGTACTCGTTAACTTCGGAACCTACGCGGATGTCGGTAAGGAGGTGACCTTACCGGTAGACATGTATAACTACGCCGGAACGCTCTTCAAGGCGGGGACCACCTTACGGGGCAACATCGCTGATTATGGCGGAGGACCTGTTCTGTTAGATCAGTCGTTCTATACCTCAATCGGCGGTCACTCCGGCCAGCTGACCGAACAGTTCGTTCGGGATGGTAGCTGGACGCGGATTCGGGAGATCACCCTGGGATACCAGCTGAGTTCTCCGGGCTTCCGCAAGAAAACAAAGCTGGAGTCGGTCAACTTCGCCGTGACGGCCCGCAATCCGGTGCTCTGGACCAAAATTGTTGGCATTGACCCGGAGACTAACGTATCGGGTGTCGGCAATGCCCGTGGTGTTGACTACTTCAATAATCCAAGTACGAAATCGCTGGTCTTAAGCCTGCGAATCAACTACTAA